The window TGGGACATTTCTGCTCAGAGCAGGGGACGCCCAGTTCGTGGGCCGTTTTCTCCCCGCAGCCGGGGCAGACGCAATTGCCCCCCGGACCTGCTGCAGAACCGCCCCCCAGCCCTCGGCCGCCCTGTCCTTGACCGCCTCCGCCCATACCTCTTCCTGTCCCGGGTCCCTTACCCCTGGGCCCTGTTCCGTCTCCTCTCGGCATGATGGCTACCTCCTTTCACCCCGCAATTTGGAGGGGTTTCGTGGGTGGTTTTTCAGGTTGACATCCCCCCGCCCCCCTGGGGGGTGGAAATCGTGCTTATATGTTCGGCAGCCCTCTATAAAAGAGGACCTTGACGGGTAGACTCTCCTTTGCGAAGGCGGAACCCGGAGCGCGGAACGGGGAAGGGCTCACGGTCAAATGCCGAGATCGCCTGTCAGATCTTCCCATAACTTGAGTACCGCCCGGCACCCTTCGGACCCGCTGTCAAACTCTGCGATGGTCTGCCCCTGAACCATGGCCCTGGTGAAGGTCGGATCAAAGGGGATCCTCCCCATCACGCGCACATCCCTCTCTCGGGCAAAGGCCTCTATCGCCTCTCCCTGTTCTGGATTCAGATCGAACTTGTTGACACAGACCATTGCGGGAATCTTGAAAAAGGCCGCCAATTCGGCCACCCGCTCCATGTCGTGCCGGCCCGAAACCGTGGGCTCTGCTACGATCAGCACTCCGGCAGCCCCTCCAAGGGATGCAATGACCGGGCAACCGATTCCCGGGGGTCCATCGGTAAGGAGGAGGTCCAGATTTCTTTCTTCCGCAAGCTTTTGCCCCTGCTGGCGGATCAGGGTGACCAGTTTCCCGGAATTCTCCTCTGCAATCCCCAGACGGGCGTGGGCCATGGGTCCGAAACGGGTCTCTGAAAGATACCACTCCCCACAGGTATTCAGAGGGAAGTCGATGGCCTTTTCAGGGCAGAAGTAATAGCAGACGCCGCACCCCTCACACTCGATGGAATCCACCACAAAATCCTCGCTGATGGCATTCCATCGGCACAGATCCCTGCACAGGCCGCATTCGGTGCACTTGTTCTGATTGATGATTGCGGTATATCCGGATTGAAAATCGTGTCGTTCCCGGATCTCCGGATTCATGATCAGATGGAGATCGGCCGCGTCCACGTCCGCGTCACAGAGGACCTTGTTTTCGGCAAATGAGGCAAATGCCGAAACCACGCTCGTCTTTCCCGTACCTCCCTTACCGCTGATGATAACAATTTCTTTCATTGA of the Deltaproteobacteria bacterium genome contains:
- a CDS encoding 4Fe-4S binding protein, which produces MKEIVIISGKGGTGKTSVVSAFASFAENKVLCDADVDAADLHLIMNPEIRERHDFQSGYTAIINQNKCTECGLCRDLCRWNAISEDFVVDSIECEGCGVCYYFCPEKAIDFPLNTCGEWYLSETRFGPMAHARLGIAEENSGKLVTLIRQQGQKLAEERNLDLLLTDGPPGIGCPVIASLGGAAGVLIVAEPTVSGRHDMERVAELAAFFKIPAMVCVNKFDLNPEQGEAIEAFARERDVRVMGRIPFDPTFTRAMVQGQTIAEFDSGSEGCRAVLKLWEDLTGDLGI